Part of the Salvelinus sp. IW2-2015 unplaced genomic scaffold, ASM291031v2 Un_scaffold5011, whole genome shotgun sequence genome, agtaactgaaaggttgctggatcgaatcctcgagctgacaaggtaaaaatctgtcgttctgccttgGGCGCCGTGGATGTTAGTTAAGACAGCCCTCCTGCACCTCTCtggttcagaggggttgggttaaatgcagaatacacatttcagttgaaggcattcagttgtacaactgactaggtatccccctttcctttcccattGTGTGAATGTGTACATTCCATATAAAGGAAGGAGAGGCTCGTCAGTGTCCCTGCACCCAACACAACCTTCAGGCGTTACACAAGTCCTCTTCAGACTTTACACAAGTCCTCATTTCTTTACTCAGTAATATTGTTTGTCCCAGCAGCGGTATCCTCAAGGTGAGCATGTCACTCTGCGGTTCTTCATTGGATATacattgcattcagaaagtattcagaccccttgaccttttccacattttctattctaaaatggattcaattgttttttttccatcatcaatctacacacaataccccataatgacaaaggagtCTGAGTCTGGGTGGTTACAaaatgtcactacagtccctggttcgaatccaggctgtatcacatcctgccgtgattgggagtcccacagggcggcacacaattggcccagcgtcgtccaggtttggccggagtaggccgtcattataaataagaatttgttcttaactgacttgcctagttaaataaaaataaataaaaataaatatttaatccattttagaataacactgtaacgtaacaaaatgtggactgaaggaagggttctgaatactttacagACGCCCTGTATAGATTAAATATActgtaaattatattatatgtacataatactgatgtgaaaataaatatactgtaaattatattatatgtacataatactgatgtgaaaaaataaatataactgtaaattatatatatgtacataataCTGATGTGAAACTAAATATACTGTAAATTAATATTATATGTAAATAATACTGATGTgaaataaatatactgtacattatattaTATGACATAATACTGATGTgaaaataaatatactgtacattatattaTATGTACACTAATACTgatgtgaaaaataaatatactgtaaattatatttatatgtacataataCTGATGTGAAATAAAATACCTGTAAATTtattatatgtacatatactgatggtgaaataaatatactgtaattatattatatgtacatatactgATGTGAATAAATATACTGTAAATTTATTATATGTACTATATACTGATGTgaaaataatatactgtacaattaTATTATATGTACATAATACTGATGTGAGAAATTAAATATACGTAATTATATTATATGTACATAATATGCGATGTGaaataaaatatactgtacattatattaCCATGTACATAATACTGATGTGAAAAATAAAACGTGTCTTTTCTCATGTTCCAGGTAAAGGAAACTACTGGACGTTGGATCCTAACTGTGAGAAGATGTTTGACAACGGGAACTTCAGGAGGAAGAGAAAACGTCGCTCCGACTCCACTAACAGCACCAAGACAGAGGACGGCCAAACAGCCCCGCCCATCAAGACCTTAGACAGCCCCCAGCTCCTAGGCCCCGCCTCCCCAGACATGGAGGTGGTCACTGAGGGTCATAAGAGCTCCTCCCCCCTAAGCCTGGTGTCCGGCGCTCCGTGTTTTAATAACTTCTTCAGCAGTATGGCTGGGCTGGGCTCTGGGTCCCTGGGCTCCGGGCCCCTRGGTGCCTCTGGTCCCCCCAGCAGACAGACTGGCTCTCTGGGGTTGGTCAACGAGCTGACCAATAGGAACATTACAGCCCTCCATAGCAGCccataccacaaccacacaccccacaccccaggcccaggcccaggccAGGACAGTCACAGCCCGGGGGTCTCAGAGGCAGGCCTCGGGGTCCACGGTCACCCAGCAGACAGCCTGTCTCACTTCAACAGAGGAGTGTACTGCAACACCTTCAGCGGAGGGGGGCAGGAAGGACAGTTCAACAGCCACTTCTACAACACCTTCAGCGGAGGGGGGCAGACAGGACAGTTCAACAGCCACTTCTACAACAGCTTCAGCGTCAACGGTCTAATATACCCCAGAGAGGGCACGGACGTGTAGCgtataatgtataatgtataacGTGTTTTTATATTCgtatttattacggatccccattagttcctgccaaggaagcagctactcttcctggggtccagcaaaattaaggcagtttcaatttttttttaaacattacaatacattcacagtttttacaacacactgtgtgtcctcagacccctactccaccactaccacattaTCNNNNNNNNNNNNNNNNNNNNNNNNNNNNNNNNNNNNNNNNNNNNNNNNNNNNNNNNNNNNNNNNNNNNNNNNNNNNNNNNNNNNNNNNNNNNNNNNNNNNNNNNNNNNNNNNNNNNNNNNNNNNNNNNNNNNNNNNNNNNNNNNNNNNNNNNNNNNNNNNNNNNNNNNNNNNNNNNNNNNNNNNNNNNNNNNNNNNNNNNNNNNNNNNNNNNNNNNNNNNNNNNNNNNNNNNNNNNNNNNNNNNNNNNNNNNNNNNNNNNNNNNNNNNNNNNNNNNNNNNNNNNNNNNNNNNNNNNNNNNNNNNNNNNNNNNNNNNNNNNNNNNNNNNNNNNNNNNNNNNNNNNNNNNNNNNNNNNNNNNNNNNNNNNNNNNNNNNNNNNNNNNNNNNNNNNNNNNNNNNNNNNNNNNNNNNNNNNNNNNNNNNNNNNNNNNNNNNNNNNNNNNNNNNNNNNNNNNNNNNNNNNNNNNNNNNNNNNNNNNNNNNNNNNNNNNNNNNNNNNNNNNNNNNNNNNNNNNNNNNNNNNNNNNNNNNNNNNNNNNNNNNNNNNNNNNNNNNNNNNNNNNNNNNNNNNNNNNNNNNNNNNNNNNNNNNNNNNNNNNNNNNNNNNNNNNNNNNNNNNNNNNNNNNNNNNNNNNNNNNNNNNNNNNNNNNNNNNNNNNNNNNNNNNNNNNNNNNNNNNNNNNNNNNNNNNNNNNNNNNNNNNNNNNNNNNNNNNNNNNNNNNNNNNNNNNNNNNNNNNNNNNNNNNNNNNNNNNNNNNNNNNNNNNNNNNNNNNNNNNNNNNNNNNNNNNNNNNNNNNNNNNNNNNNNNNNNNNNNNNNNNNNNNNNNNNNNNNNNNNNNNNNNNNNNNNNNNNNNNNNNNNNNNNNNNNNNNNNNNNNNNNNNNNNNNNNNNNNNNNNNNNNNNNNNNNNNNNNNNNNNNNNNNNNNNNNNNNNNNNNNNNNNNNNNNNNNNNNNNNNNNNNNNNNNNNNNNNNNNNNNNNNNNNNNNNNNNNNNNNNNNNNNNNNNNNNNNNNNNNNNNNNNNNNNNNNNNNNNNNNNNNNNNNNNNNNNNNNNNNNNNNNNNNNNNNNNNNNNNNNNNNNNNNNNNNNNNNNNNNNNNNNNNNNNNNNNNNNNNNNNNNNNNNNNNNNNNNNNNNNNNNNNNNNNNTTATTCATTACAAgacttagttgaggtttagggtttagtgaatgatttgtcccaaatacaatgcttttagttttttaaatatttaagactaacttattccttgccactcactctgaaactaactgcagctctttgttaagtgttgcagtcatttcagacgCTGTAGTAGATGACGTGTATAGAtagacactggctttactcaaaccCTGtgtcatgtcattagtaaagattgagaaagtaatgggcctagacagctgccctggggaattcctgattctaccttgataatgttggagaggcttccattaaagaacaccctctgtgttctgttaaacaggtaactctttatccacattatagcagggggtgtaaagccataacacatacgtttttccagcagcagactatgatcgataatgtcaaaagcctcactgaagtctaacaaaacagcccccacaatctttttatcatcaatttctctcagccaatcaccaGTCATTTGTATaattgctgtgcttgttgagtgtccttccctataagtgtgttgtcaatttgtttactgtgaaatagcattgtatctggtcaaacaccattttttccagaagtttactaagggttggtaacaggctgattggtcggctatttgagacagtaaaggtggctttactattcttaggtagcggaatgagtttagcttccctccaggcctgagggcacacgctccctagtaggcttaaattgaagatgtggcaaataggagtggcaatatcgtctgctattatcctcagtcattttccatctgGATTGTCAGACCCCRgtggcttgtcattgttgatagacaacaattattttgttcacctcttccacactcatttTACGgatttcaaaattacaatgcttgtctttcataatttggtctgatatacttggatgtgtagtgtcagtgtttgttgctggcatgacATCCCTAAGTTTACTAATCTTgtcaatgaaaaaaataattaaagtatttggcaatatcagttggttttgtgatgaatgtaGGGTATAACATATAGTGTATAGCGTATAACGTGTATCATATAACGTATAGAGTATAACGTATAATGTAAAACGTGTAGCATATAACCTGTAAACGTATATCGTATAAGGTATAATGTGTACAGTATAACGTGGAATgtagaatgtattgtaatgtagaaTGTAGCAGGGGTTACCACAGGTCCAAATGGGCTCAGCCAATCAGACGGTGAGACAGACCAGTTCATAAGGATGGCCTTCACAGGACAGAGACTCTGAGGGACCTTTATGAACCGCTGCACAGACACAGTTAGGACAGGGACCTTTATGAAACGCTGTACAGACACAGTTAGGACAGAGACTCTGAGGGACCTTTATGAACTGACTGTACAGACNNNNNNNNNNNNNNNNNNNNNNNNNNNNNNNNNNNNNNNNNNNNNNNNNNNNNNNNNNNNNNNNNNNNNNNNNNNNNNNNNNNNNNNNNNNNNNNNNNNNNNNNNNNNNNNNNNNNNNNNNNNNNNNNNNNNNNNNNNNNNNNNNNNNNNNNNNNNNNNNNNNNNNNNNNNNNNNNNNNNNNNNNNNNNNNNNNNNNNNNNNNNNNNNNNNNNNNNNNNNNNNNNNNNNNNNNNNNNNNNNNNNNNNNNNNNNNNNNNNNNNNNNNNNNNNNNNNNNNNNNNNNNNNNNNNNNNNNNNNNNNNNNNNNNNNNNNNNNNNNNNNNNNNNNNNNNNNNNNNNNNNNNNNNNNNNNNNNNNNNNNNNNNNNNNNNNNNNNNNNNNNNNNNNNNNNNNNNNNNNNNNNNNNNNNNNNNNNNNNNNNNNNNNNNNNNNNNNNNNNNNNNNNNNNNNNNNNNNNNNNNNNNNNNNNNNNNNNNNNNNNNNNNNNNNNNNNNNNNNNNNNNNNNNNNNNNNNNNNNNNNNNNNNNNNNNNNNNNNNNNNNNNNNNNNNNNNNNNNNNNNNNNNNNNNNNNNNNNNNNNNNNNNNNNNNNNNNNNNNNNNNNNNNNNNNNNNNNNNNNNNNNNNNNNNNNNNNNNNNNNNNNNNNNNNNNNNNNNNNNNNNNNNNNNNNNNNNNNNNNNNNNNNNNNNNNNNNNNNNNNNNNNNNNNNNNNNNNNNNNNNNNNNNNNNNNNNNNNNNNNNNNNNNNNNNNNNNNNNNNNNNNNNNNNNNNNNNNNNNNNNNNNNNNNNNNNNNNNNNNNNNNNNNNNNNNNNNNNNNNNNNNNNNNNNNNNNNNNNNNNNNNNNNNNNNNNNNNNNNNNNNNNNNNNNNNNNNNNNNNNNNNNNNNNNNNNNNNNNNNNNNNNNNNNNNNNNNNNNNNNNNNNNNNNNNNNNNNNNNNNNNNNNNNNNNNNNNNNNNNNNNNNNNNNNNNNNNNNNNNNNNNNNNNNNNNNNNNNNNNNNNNNNNNNNNNNNNNNNNNNNNNNNNNNNNNNNNNNNNNNNNNNNNNNNNNNNNNNNNNNNNNNNNNNNNNNNNNNNNNNNNNNNNNNNNNNNNNNNNNNNNNNNNNNNNNNNNNNNNNNNNNNNNNNNNNNNNNNNNNNNNNNNNNNNNNNNNNNNNNNNNNNNNNNNNNNNNNNNNNNNNNNNNNNNNNNNNNNNNNNNNNNNNNNNNNNNNNNNNNNNNNNNNNNNNNNNNNNNNNNNNNNNNNNNNNNNNNNNNNNNNNNNNNNNNNNNNNNNNNNNNNNNNNNNNNNNNNNNNNNNNNNNNNNNNNNNNNNNNNNNNNNNNNNNNNNNNNNNNNNNNNNNNNNNNNNNNNNNNNNNNNNNNNNNNNNNNNNNNNNNNNNNNNNNNNNNNNNNNNNNNNNNNNNNNNNNNNNNNNNNNNNNNNNNNNNNNNNNNNNNNNNNNNNNNNNNNNNNNNNNNNNNNNNNNNNNNNNNNNNNNNNNNNNNNNNNNNNNNNNNNNNNNNNNNNNNNNNNNNNNNNNNNNNNNNNNNNNNNNNNNNNNNNNNNNNNNNNNNNNNNNNNNNNNNNNNNNNNNNNNNNNNNNNNNNNNNNNNNNNNNNNNNNNNNNNNNNNNNNNNNNNNNNNNNNNNNNNNNNNNNNNNNNNNNNNNNNNNNNNNNNNNNNNNNNNNNNNNNNNNNNNNNNNNNNNNNNNNNNNNNNNNNNNNNNNNNNNNNNNNNNNNNNNNNNNNNNNNNNNNNNNNNNNNNNNNNNNNNNNNNNNNNNNNNNNNNNNNNNNNNNNNNNNNNNNNNNNNNNNNNNNNNNNNNNNNNNNNNNNNNNNNNNNNNNNNNNNNNNNNNNNNNNNNNNNNNNNNNNNNNNNNNNNNNNNNNNNNNNNNNNNNNNNNNNNNNNNNNNNNNNNNNNNNNNNNNNNNNNNNNNNNNNNNNNNNNNNNNNNNNNNNNNNNNNNNNNNNNNNNNNNNNNNNNNNNNNNNNNNNNNNNNNNNNNNNNNNNNNNNNNNNNNNNNNNNNNNNNNNNNNNNNNNNNNNNNNNNNNNNNNNNNNNNNNNNNNNNNNNNNNNNNNNNNNNNNNNNNNNNNNNNNNNNNNNNNNNNNNNNNNNNNNNNNNNNNNNNNNNNNNNNNNNNNNNNNNNNNNNNNNNNNNNNNNNNNNNNNNNNNNNNNNNNNNNNNNNNNNNNNNNNNNNNNNNNNNNNNNNNNNNNNNNNNNNNNNNNNNNNNNNNNNNNNNNNNNNNNNNNNNNNNNNNNNNNNNNNNNNNNNNNNNNNNNNNNNNNNNNNNNNNNNNNNNNNNNNNNNNNNNNNNNNNNNNNNNNNNNNNNNNNNNNNNNNNNNNNNNNNNNNNNNNNNNNNNNNNNNNNNNNNNNNNNNNNNNNNNNNNNNNNNNNNNNNNNNNNNNNNNNNNNNNNNNNNNNNNNNNNNNNNNNNNNNNNNNNNNNNNNNNNNNNNNNNNNNNNNNNNNNNNNNNNNNNNNNNNNNNNNNNNNNNNNNNNNNNNNNNNNNNNNNNNNNNNNNNNNNNNNNNNNNNNNNNNNNNNNNNNNNNNNNNNNNNNNNNNNNNNNNNNNNNNNNNNNNNNNNNNNNNNNNNNNNNNNNNNNNNNNNNNNNNNNNNNNNNNNNNNNNNNNNNNNNNNNNNNNNNNNNNNNNNNNNNNNNNNNNNNNNNNNNNNNNNNNNNNNNNNNNNNNNNNNNNNNNNNNNNNNNNNNNNNNNNNNNNNNNNNNNNNNNNNNNNNNNNNNNNNNNNNNNNNNNNNNNNNNNNNNNNNNNNNNNNNNNNNNNNNNNNNNNNNNNNNNNNNNNNNNNNNNNNNNNNNNNNNNNNNNNNNNNNNNNNNNNNNNNNNNNNNNNNNNNNNNNNNNNNNNNNNNNNNNNNNNNNNNNNNNNNNNNNNNNNNNNNNNNNNNNNNNNNNNNNNNNNNNNNNNNNNNNNNNNNNNNNNNNNNNNNNNNNNNNNNNNNNNNNNNNNNNNNNNNNNNNNNNNNNNNNNNNNNNNNNNNNNNNNNNNNNNNNNNNNNNNNNNNNNNNNNNNNNNNNNNNNNNNNNNNNNNNNNNNNNNNNNNNNNNNNNNNNNNNNNNNNNNNNNNNNNNNNNNNNNNNNNNNNNNNNNNNNNNNNNNNNNNNNNNNNNNNNNNNNNNNNNNNNNNNNNNNNNNNNNNNNNNNNNNNNNNNNNNNNNNNNNNNNNNNNNNNNNNNNNNNNNNNNNNNNNNNNNNNNNNNNNNNNNNNNNNNNNNNNNNNNNNNNNNNNNNNNNNNNNNNNNNNNNNNNNNNNNNNNNNNNNNNNNNNNNNNNNNNNNNNNNNNNNNNNNNNNNNNNNNNNNNNNNNNNNNNNNNNNNNNNNNNNNNNNNNNNNNNNNNNNNNNNNNNNNNNNNNNNNNNNNNNNNNNNNNNNNNNNNNNNNNNNNNNNNNNNNNNNNNNNNNNNNNNNNNNNNNNNNNNNNNNNNNNNNNNNNNNNNNNNNNNNNNNNNNNNNNNNNNNNNNNNNNNNNNNNNNNNNNNNNNNNNNNNNNNNNNNNNNNNNNNNNNNNNNNNNNNNNNNNNNNNNNNNNNNNNNNNNNNNNNNNNNNNNNNNNNNNNNNNNNNNNNNNNNNNNNNNNNNNNNNNNNNNNNNNNNNNNNNNNNNNNNNNNNNNNNNNNNNNNNNNNNNNNNNNNNNNNNNNNNNNNNNNNNNNNNNNNNNNNNNNNNNNNNNNNNNNNNNNNNNNNNNNNNNNNNNNNNNNNNNNNNNNNNNNNNNNNNNNNNNNNNNNNNNNNNNNNNNNNNNNNNNNNNNNNNNNNNNNNNNNNNNNNNNNNNNNNNNNNNNNNNNNNNNNNNNNNNNNNNNNNNNNNNNNNNNNNNNNNNNNNNNNNNNNNNNNNNNNNNNNNNNNNNNNNNNNNNNNNNNNNNNNNNNNNNNNNNNNNNNNNNNNNNNNNNNNNNNNNNNNNNNNNNNNNNNNNNNNNNNNNNNNNNNNNNNNNNNNNNNNNNNNNNNNNNNNNNNNNNNNNNNNNNNNNNNNNNNNNNNNNNNNNNNNNNNNNNNNNNNNNNNNNNNNNNNNNNNNNNNNNNNNNNNNNNNNNNNNNNNNNNNNNNNNNNNNNNNNNNNNNNNNNNNNNNNNNNNNNNNNNNNNNNNNNNNNNNNNNNNNNNNNNNNNNNNNNNNNNNNNNNNNNNNNNNNNNNNNNNNNNNNNNNNNNNNNNNNNNNNNNNNNNNNNNNNNNNNNNNNNNNNNNNNNNNNNNNNNNNNNNNNNNNNNNNNNNNNNNNNNNNNNNNNNNNNNNNNNNNNNNNNNNNNNNNNNNNNNNNNNNNNNNNNNNNNNNNNNNNNNNNNNNNNNNNNNNNNNNNNNNNNNNNNNNNNNNNNNNNNNNNNNNNNNNNNNNNNNNNNNNNNNNNNNNNNNNNNNNNNNNNNNNNNNNNNNNNNNNNNNNNNNNNNNNNNNNNNNNNNNNNNNNNNNNNNNNNNNNNNNNNNNNNNNNNNNNNNNNNN contains:
- the LOC112077875 gene encoding forkhead box protein I1c-like is translated as MNSVDPSVHHTSSPAASSLQPQPKGTQEPPEMAVYCDNLSMYHHQQTFQGAQRPSGYGFGDYTSSPNPYLWLNRPAVNSASFMPPSYGTQRQFLTNPPGFGGPDLGWLSIASQEELLKLVRPPYSYSALIAMAIQNVHEKKLTLSQIYRYIADNFPFYKKSKVGWQNSIRHNLSLNDCFKKVPRDEDDPGKGNYWTLDPNCEKMFDNGNFRRKRKRRSDSTNSTKTEDGQTAPPIKTLDSPQLLGPASPDMEVVTEGHKSSSPLSLVSGAPCFNNFFSSMAGLGSGSLGSGPLGASGPPSRQTGSLGLVNELTNRNITALHSSPYHNHTPHTPGPGPGQDSHSPGVSEAGLGVHGHPADSLSHFNRGVYCNTFSGGGQEGQFNSHFYNTFSGGGQTGQFNSHFYNSFSVNGLIYPREGTDV